The Panicum virgatum strain AP13 chromosome 5K, P.virgatum_v5, whole genome shotgun sequence genome has a window encoding:
- the LOC120705596 gene encoding probable L-type lectin-domain containing receptor kinase S.5 has translation MVGFQWFLTIFLTTCPLFFLSQIKPCACSKQDRRARYTWNTTFEQMDQGLLFHRGDESATTLQPGSLGFYMGNSSALGFSSDDPGWFVIPKWFDPWRTTSRGGDQRVDLREASFSIVFTLSVAASTGSSTLHFDILPRLDPSTSDGGGFTPRSFETVKIEALDSTAFHSGRTIRVTTAFQPPDNDDPDAAAARRYSVRIEYDRAAHNLTARLARDAAAGTETPDEATLHLGANDTMSPDGLLFALSSTMGQLLQLHTWSFTIEVPESGRSRGVNAITVLSSVLGSAAAAAAIAAAVYLYLNSKYRRWKKDLDQLAKSMRRLPGVPMQVDFADIKKATGNFHEATRLGQGGFGAVYRCRLPAPNSKGEFVEVAVKKFTRADNRGYEDFLAEVSIINRLRHKNIVPLVGWSYNRGEPILIYEYMPNGSLDQQLFRKSGDDEQHPAASICQWSTRYSIVSDIATGLQYVHHEYEPMVLHRDIKASNILIDLTFQARLGDFGLACVLADGKNSYTDHGAPGTIGFRSPEYIYGGKATRKTDVFAFGVLVLEIVTGKRAVGRDVQFGHVTDWVWSLHAEGNLLAAVDAAADGEFDAEEAVRLLQLGMACSNPNPRERPSMVDAVKIIGKSVPPPDLPPSKPPMVWPPEGWSSVTASDCSTSTSNFNRTSSTFMVETAGRERSISSEHERERRGRLAGYSRGKSWQLEAVPDSYSAHG, from the exons ATGGTTGGATTCCAGTGGTTCCTCACAATCTTCCTCACCACATGCCCACTGTTCTTCCTCTCCCAGATCAAGCCATGTGCATGTTCCAAGCAGGACCGGAGGGCCAGGTACACCTGGAACACTACTTTCGAGCAGATGGACCAGGGCCTTCTGTTCCACCGCGGCGACGAATCGGCGACGACCTTACAGCCAGGCAGTCTGGGCTTCTACATGGGGAATTCCTCCGCGCTTGGGTTCAGCTCGGACGACCCCGGGTGGTTCGTCATCCCCAAGTGGTTCGATCCGTGGAGGACGACGAGCCGTGGTGGCGATCAGAGGGTGGACCTGCGCGAGGCATCCTTCAGCATCGTCTTCACCTTGAGCGTGGCAGCAAGCACAGGCAGCAGCACCCTGCACTTCGACATCCTTCCCAGACTTGATCCCTCGACCTCCGACGGCGGGGGATTTACCCCCCGCAGCTTCGAGACTGTCAAGATCGAAGCACTGGACAGCACAGCGTTCCATTCTGGAAGAACTATCCGGGTGACAACCGCGTTCCAGCCACCGGACAACGATGATcctgatgcggcggcggcgaggcgataCAGCGTGCGGATCGAGTACGATCGCGCTGCGCACAACCTGACCGCGCGCCTAGCCCGTgatgcagcagcaggaacagagACGCCTGACGAAGCCACCCTGCACCTGGGCGCCAACGACACCATGTCCCCGGACGGCCTGCTCTTCGCCCTCTCGTCGACCATGGGGCAGCTCCTGCAACTCCACACCTGGAGCTTCACGATCGAGGTCCCGGAGAGCGGCCGCTCGCGGGGGGTCAACGCCATCACCGTGCTGTCCTCCGTTCTCgggtcggcggccgccgcggccgccatcgccgccgcggtgTACCTGTACCTCAACTCCAAGTACAGGAGGTGGAAGAAGGACCTGGACCAGCTGGCCAAGTCCATGCGGCGCCTCCCCGGCGTGCCGATGCAGGTCGACTTCGCCGACATCAAGAAGGCCACCGGCAACTTCCACGAGGCCACCAGGCTGGGCCAAGGCGGATTCGGCGCCGTCTACAGGTGCAGGCTTCCTGCTCCCAACAGCAAGGGGGAGTTCGTGGAGGTTGCCGTCAAGAAGTTCACCCGGGCTGACAACCGGGGCTACGAGGACTTCCTGGCGGAGGTCAGCATTATCAACCGCCTGCGCCACAAAAACATCGTTCCTCTCGTAG ggtGGTCTTACAACAGAGGGGAGCCCATACTCATCTACGAGTACATGCCCAATGGCAGCCtggaccagcagctcttccgcAAGAGCGGTGATGATGAGCAGCATCCGGCGGCTTCTATCTGCCAGTGGAGCACTCGCTACAGCATCGTCAGTGACATTGCAACCGGGTTGCAGTACGTTCACCATGAGTACGAGCCCATGGTGCTCCACCGCGACATCAAGGCGAGCAACATCTTGATCGACCTCACGTTCCAGGCACGCCTCGGGGACTTCGGCCTCGCCTGCGTGCTCGCCGACGGCAAGAACTCCTACACCGACCACGGCGCCCCGGGAACCATCGGCTTCAGGTCGCCGGAGTACATCTACGGCGGCAAGGCCACGAGGAAGACGGACGTCTTCGCCTTCGGAGTGCTCGTCCTGGAGATCGTGACGGGGAAGAGGGCAGTCGGCAGGGACGTGCAGTTTGGGCACGTCACGGATTGGGTCTGGAGCCTTCACGCCGAGGGGaacctgctcgccgccgtcgacgccgccgccgacggcgagtTCGACGCCGAGGAGGCCGTACGGCTGCTGCAGCTTGGAATGGCGTGCAGCAACCCGAACCCGAGAGAGCGGCCGAGCATGGTGGACGCCGTGAAGATCATCGGCAAgtcggtgccgccgccggattTGCCTCCTTCCAAGCCGCCGATGGTGTGGCCCCCGGAAGGGTGGAGCTCAGTGACGGCCTCTGATTGTAGCACGTCGACGAGCAACTTCAACAGGACCTCGTCGACGTTCATGGTGGAGACTGCG